The nucleotide window AGGGCCGAGGACGGCGGGTCGGTGAGCCATGGCGGATCGGAACTTCGCGCGGCCGTCCGTCCGGCGCAAAGCGGTAAGTACTCTGTAAACTCTGTGCAGAGAACGTACAAGAGGCGATTTGCGGCTGTCCAAAAACCCGGCGAGCCCCCAGAATTGGCCTTACGAAGTCCGCAAGAAGTCCTTGTGACCATGCGCGCGATCGGCGAGTTTTTTCGTTCGGGCGACCATCTAACGATGCGTGGTCATCCCGGTTACCTGCCCGCTCGTCGCTGAACGAAATGTCCGGCGGCGGTCTTTACTGGTTCAGGCTGGCCCGTAGTCGGGTTCATTTCTGTGCGCGCGTCCCCCACCCCCCAAGGCACGCGCGGACACCCGGTTCACTCATTGAGGAACAGCACATGAGATTGCTAGGGTCTTGGAGTATTTCCGGTGTACGGCGCGCGCTAGGCGTGGCCGTCACCGCAGTGGCGGTGCCGCTCGCGGCGCATGCTCAAGGCACCATCACCGGTCGCGTGACCGCGGTCGGAACAGGCGAACCGCTCGCCGATGCTCGCGTGATGGTGGTCAACTCCAGTCTCGCGACACAGACAGGCTCGGACGGCCGGTACACGCTCCGCGGCGTACCGACGGGCAATCTCGACGTGCGCGTGCTGCGCGTCGGTTACACCGAGCAGAAAAAGCCGGTGCAGGTGACCGCCGGCGTGGCGGCGACGCTCGACTTCTCGATGGCGCAGGCGATCGTCCAGTTGCAGGAAATCGTGACCACGGCCACGGGCGATCAGCGCAAGGTCGAGCTGGGCAACTCGCTCTCGACGATCAACGCCGCGCAGCAGGTCGAGACGAAGCCGATCAACGGCCTTGCCGATCTGCTGACGGCGAAAGCGCCGGGCGTCATCGTGCAGCCGCCCAACATGACGGGCGCGGCGCCGGTGGTACGCATTCGCGGCGCGAACTCGCTGTCGCTCAACAACGATCCGATCTACATCGTCGACGGCATTCGCATCAACTCCAGCACGATCGGCGCGAACCTCGGCGGCACGAACTGGAGCTTCCTCAACACGCTCTCGCCGGAAGAGATCGAAGACATCGAGATCGTGAAGGGTCCGTCGGCGGCGACGCTGTACGGAACCGACGCGACCAACGGCGTCATCGTCGTCACGACCAAGAAGGGTCGGGTCGGCAATGCGCGCTGGACCTGGTTCGGCGAAGGCGGGACGATCCAGGACAAGGCGCACTATCCGGACACCTGGGCCATCTGGGGTCACCGCCCCAACGCGACGGCCACCGTCCGCTGCTTGACGCGTGAGCTGCCGTCGGGCGGCTGCATCAAGGACAGCGTCACGGAGCTGAACATCATCAATCGCTCCGACCTGACGCCGGTGCACACCGGCAACAGGAATCAGTACGGTGGACAGATCAGCGGCGGCTCGGAGACCATTCGGTACTTCGTCAGCGGCGATCTCCAGAACGAGACGGGACCGATCCAGATGCCCAACATCGAGTTCCCGCGCTTCGACTCGCTCAAGACGCCAATGCGCGACGA belongs to Gemmatimonadaceae bacterium and includes:
- a CDS encoding TonB-dependent receptor plug domain-containing protein; this translates as MAVTAVAVPLAAHAQGTITGRVTAVGTGEPLADARVMVVNSSLATQTGSDGRYTLRGVPTGNLDVRVLRVGYTEQKKPVQVTAGVAATLDFSMAQAIVQLQEIVTTATGDQRKVELGNSLSTINAAQQVETKPINGLADLLTAKAPGVIVQPPNMTGAAPVVRIRGANSLSLNNDPIYIVDGIRINSSTIGANLGGTNWSFLNTLSPEEIEDIEIVKGPSAATLYGTDATNGVIVVTTKKGRVGNARWTWFGEGGTIQDKAHYPDTWAIWGHRPNATATVRCLTRELPSGGCIKDSVTELNIINRSDLTPVHTGNRNQYGGQISGGSETIRYFVSGDLQNETGPIQMPNIEFPRFDSLKTPMRDEWKYPEFLQGQSARANINVSPSSKFDISVNTGFTKLNQRFAETDNNFNSVFYQAMMSPGFVGAGLGNTGKDSRGQNLYGNNSFTYGDVFQRLAREDVQRLVGTTQASWRPFAWLQNDGTVGLDLASRYSYGLCRFGECPDFSSWRLGQVADRH